One window of the Chitinophaga niabensis genome contains the following:
- a CDS encoding YybH family protein, whose translation MRSLIIIIALIAFCGQNPLWAQSTDEGRIRMLMASQIKAWNQGNLDGFMETYWKSDSLIFIGKKGPTYGWKATLENYKKGYPDKAAMGTLSFNLLEFKKLAGDVYFVVGKWMLARTAGDLSGHFTLVLRKINGDWKIIADHSS comes from the coding sequence ATGCGTTCGCTCATCATTATCATAGCTCTGATAGCATTTTGCGGCCAAAATCCCCTATGGGCGCAGTCTACAGATGAAGGCCGGATCCGTATGCTGATGGCCTCCCAGATCAAAGCCTGGAACCAGGGAAACCTGGATGGTTTTATGGAGACTTACTGGAAATCGGATTCGCTGATCTTTATCGGCAAAAAAGGCCCAACCTATGGCTGGAAGGCCACTTTGGAGAACTATAAAAAGGGCTACCCGGATAAAGCGGCCATGGGTACACTTTCCTTTAATCTGCTGGAATTTAAAAAACTGGCCGGCGATGTGTATTTTGTTGTAGGAAAGTGGATGCTGGCAAGAACAGCGGGTGATCTTTCCGGGCATTTTACCCTTGTGCTCCGCAAGATCAATGGCGATTGGAAAATTATAGCAGATCATAGCAGTTAA
- a CDS encoding TlpA family protein disulfide reductase, whose amino-acid sequence MKRTTRCLLLAAVMIPLLSWKPLTAPLTIVQGKVDNAKATSILLYDVAEGRKKEYASTRLNGEHAFALAVPALKEGFYYVTDNFKRSYHRIYLKPGDQLQLKVTDTTLQQQGGSPESRLVREWETLSREIKAPAFEFMRRNNETYETFFPTFNAFLPKAAAYKKKLVTPNKAFNSLMQLIVDTDVEYTALQFIFTPRSKHPEVSQYPAYYNSIMQDNKYCDGRLLQWGETEHLLSMYSTFCLVRQKPTAKGAELLQWSVSQFCNDTLKGVYITSTLGRYKSFSNLRDAIAPVEKYLVTAEQQRSYMETEKALRTFAEGEAGFNFSYPDVAGKQVAFNDLKGKVVVVDVWATWCGPCKAEIPYMKKLEEEMHGKDVLFLGVSVDEAKDKEKWQEFVKKESLGGTQIFASGWSDIAKFYSINGIPRFMVFDKQGKIVNVDAPRPSQPELKALIEKTLAKQ is encoded by the coding sequence ATGAAGCGTACCACTCGCTGCCTCCTGTTGGCAGCCGTTATGATCCCCTTATTGTCATGGAAGCCCTTAACCGCACCACTTACCATCGTTCAGGGTAAGGTGGACAATGCAAAAGCTACCAGCATTTTGTTGTATGATGTGGCCGAAGGCCGCAAAAAAGAGTATGCCAGTACCCGCCTCAATGGGGAACATGCATTTGCCCTGGCTGTACCGGCATTGAAAGAGGGATTCTATTATGTGACGGATAACTTTAAACGAAGTTATCACCGCATTTACCTGAAACCCGGCGACCAGCTGCAACTCAAAGTTACTGACACCACCTTGCAGCAACAGGGTGGTTCCCCGGAAAGCAGGCTGGTGAGGGAATGGGAAACCCTCTCCCGTGAGATCAAAGCACCGGCCTTTGAATTCATGCGCCGGAACAATGAAACCTACGAAACGTTTTTCCCAACTTTCAATGCATTCCTGCCCAAAGCAGCTGCGTACAAGAAAAAGCTGGTAACGCCCAACAAAGCGTTCAATTCATTGATGCAGCTCATTGTGGATACGGACGTAGAGTACACTGCCCTGCAGTTTATTTTCACGCCCCGCTCCAAACATCCGGAAGTTTCCCAGTATCCTGCATATTACAACAGCATCATGCAGGACAACAAATACTGCGATGGCCGCTTGTTGCAATGGGGAGAAACAGAACACCTGCTCAGTATGTATTCCACTTTCTGCCTGGTCCGTCAGAAACCTACAGCAAAGGGCGCGGAGCTATTACAGTGGAGCGTATCCCAATTCTGTAACGATACCCTGAAAGGGGTGTACATCACCAGCACCCTGGGCCGTTACAAATCTTTCAGCAATCTCCGCGATGCCATTGCGCCTGTAGAAAAATACCTTGTTACTGCAGAACAGCAGCGCAGTTACATGGAAACGGAGAAAGCATTACGCACCTTCGCGGAAGGCGAAGCAGGATTCAATTTCAGCTATCCTGATGTTGCCGGTAAACAGGTGGCGTTTAATGACCTGAAAGGAAAAGTAGTAGTAGTGGATGTTTGGGCTACCTGGTGCGGACCCTGCAAAGCAGAGATCCCGTATATGAAGAAACTGGAAGAAGAAATGCATGGAAAGGATGTACTCTTCCTGGGTGTATCAGTAGATGAAGCGAAAGACAAGGAGAAGTGGCAGGAGTTTGTGAAGAAGGAATCACTCGGCGGCACGCAGATCTTTGCCAGCGGCTGGAGTGATATCGCAAAGTTCTACAGCATCAACGGCATACCTCGTTTTATGGTGTTCGATAAACAGGGGAAGATTGTGAATGTAGATGCACCAAGGCCATCTCAGCCTGAGTTGAAAGCATTGATAGAGAAAACATTGGCGAAGCAGTAA
- a CDS encoding phage holin family protein, whose product MGILIRILVTALAALLTAYLLPGVKLASFTSALLLAIVLGLLNLLVKPVLVILTLPVTIVTLGLFLLVINALIVLWASSLVKGFKVDNFWWALIFSVVLSVISSIMLSLGPADKD is encoded by the coding sequence ATGGGAATACTTATCCGCATCCTCGTTACAGCATTAGCGGCGCTCTTAACGGCCTATTTGTTACCGGGCGTTAAGCTGGCCAGTTTCACTTCTGCGCTGCTCCTGGCAATCGTTTTAGGTTTGCTCAATTTACTCGTGAAGCCGGTATTGGTGATCCTCACCCTGCCTGTTACCATTGTAACGCTGGGCCTTTTTTTGTTGGTGATCAATGCACTCATCGTGCTCTGGGCCAGCAGCCTGGTGAAAGGATTTAAGGTAGATAATTTCTGGTGGGCGTTGATCTTTAGTGTGGTATTGTCTGTCATCAGCAGTATCATGTTATCGCTCGGGCCTGCCGATAAAGATTAA
- a CDS encoding iron-containing alcohol dehydrogenase family protein has product MKFRNFKLVGYVIFGRGAFNQLDEIIAPHRKGDAPMIFFVDHFFEGNQPWLSRIPLRGKDKVIFIDVTHEPKTVYVDRLRDELTAEFGEVSGIIGIGGGSTMDMAKAVSLMMTNPGSSADYQGWDLLKKPGVYKVGVPTLSGTGAEVSRTTVLTGPTKKLGMNSDFTPFDQILLDPELIKNAPVNQRFYTAMDCYIHCIESLEGTYLNAFSKSYGEKALELCQEIYLKKDHWDDDADEKLMMASYAGGMSIAYSQVGVAHAVSYGLSYLLGTKHGVGNCIVFDKLEEFYPAGVKEFKQMVDKHQVAIPQHITKGLTDADFEKMIDVSMGLAPLWENALGKDWQQQMTRDRLRKLYELL; this is encoded by the coding sequence ATGAAATTCAGAAACTTTAAACTGGTAGGGTACGTCATCTTTGGACGTGGCGCATTTAATCAACTGGATGAGATCATTGCTCCTCACCGCAAAGGCGATGCGCCCATGATCTTTTTTGTGGACCACTTTTTTGAAGGCAATCAACCCTGGCTCTCCCGTATTCCTTTACGAGGAAAAGACAAGGTGATATTTATAGATGTAACACACGAACCTAAAACCGTATACGTAGACCGCCTGAGAGATGAGCTCACCGCTGAATTCGGAGAAGTGAGCGGCATTATTGGTATCGGCGGCGGTTCCACCATGGACATGGCAAAAGCCGTATCCCTGATGATGACCAACCCCGGTTCTTCCGCAGATTACCAGGGCTGGGACCTCCTGAAAAAACCAGGTGTTTATAAAGTAGGCGTTCCCACACTTTCCGGTACAGGCGCAGAAGTGAGCAGGACCACTGTACTCACCGGCCCTACCAAAAAGTTGGGTATGAACTCAGACTTCACACCCTTCGATCAGATCTTACTGGACCCTGAGTTAATAAAGAACGCTCCCGTGAACCAGCGTTTCTACACAGCCATGGATTGTTATATCCACTGTATAGAATCCCTGGAAGGCACATACCTCAACGCTTTCAGTAAATCTTACGGAGAAAAGGCACTGGAACTTTGTCAGGAGATCTACCTGAAAAAAGACCATTGGGATGATGATGCAGATGAGAAATTAATGATGGCCTCTTATGCAGGCGGTATGAGCATTGCCTATTCACAAGTGGGCGTAGCACATGCTGTAAGTTATGGCCTGAGTTATCTGCTGGGCACCAAACATGGTGTGGGTAACTGTATTGTGTTTGATAAACTGGAAGAGTTCTACCCTGCCGGTGTAAAGGAATTCAAGCAAATGGTGGACAAACACCAGGTAGCAATTCCACAGCACATCACCAAAGGACTTACAGACGCTGATTTTGAAAAGATGATAGACGTATCCATGGGCCTGGCACCATTATGGGAAAATGCGCTGGGCAAAGACTGGCAACAGCAAATGACCCGGGACAGGCTGCGTAAATTATATGAATTGCTTTAA
- a CDS encoding MFS transporter, whose amino-acid sequence MDQSSGKIYTVQFWLLCMSNLLFSASFNMMIPELPAYLTSLGGADYKGYIIGLFTLMAGLSRPFSGKLTDTIGRIPVMVFGSVVCVICSLLYPLVSSVAAFLLLRFFHGFSTGFKPTGTSAYVADMVPFTRRGEAMGVVGLFSTIGLSLGPSIGGSVANAWGIMTMFQLSAVFALLSVVILIGMKETLHNKQRFRPALLKVSKGEIIEPLVLAPMVITFLTYFSYGALLTIIPDFSAHLGLANKGLFFTFFTASSIGIRLIAGKASDRYGRVPMLKISATLMAISMLMIGFATSPFGLLAGALVYGVALGINSPAVTAWTIDLGLPEHRGRALGSMYIALEAGIGLGAFFSAQWYNNQSENFAMVFYIMAIVTILATIYLMFVYRNKYMRFMRRSLKIRSRRH is encoded by the coding sequence ATGGATCAGTCGTCCGGGAAGATTTATACTGTGCAGTTCTGGTTGCTTTGCATGAGCAATCTGTTGTTTTCGGCCAGCTTTAACATGATGATCCCGGAGTTACCCGCTTACCTCACCAGCCTCGGTGGCGCAGATTACAAAGGATATATTATTGGTCTTTTTACCCTCATGGCAGGTTTGAGCCGTCCCTTTTCCGGAAAGCTCACGGACACCATTGGCCGCATTCCCGTGATGGTATTTGGTTCCGTGGTTTGTGTGATCTGTAGTTTGTTATATCCGCTGGTAAGCTCCGTTGCGGCATTCCTGCTGCTGCGTTTCTTTCATGGTTTCTCTACAGGGTTCAAACCCACGGGCACTTCTGCTTATGTGGCAGACATGGTGCCCTTTACCAGGAGGGGGGAAGCAATGGGTGTTGTAGGTTTGTTCAGCACCATCGGACTTTCACTTGGCCCCTCCATCGGGGGTTCTGTAGCCAACGCCTGGGGTATTATGACGATGTTCCAGCTCTCTGCTGTGTTTGCATTACTGTCCGTAGTGATCCTCATTGGGATGAAGGAAACCCTGCATAATAAACAGCGCTTCCGCCCGGCTTTATTGAAAGTATCCAAAGGGGAGATCATTGAACCACTGGTACTGGCGCCGATGGTGATCACCTTCCTCACCTATTTCAGTTACGGCGCTTTGCTCACCATCATTCCTGATTTCAGTGCACACCTGGGTTTAGCGAATAAAGGATTGTTCTTTACTTTCTTTACGGCGAGTTCTATTGGTATCCGTTTAATTGCAGGAAAGGCTTCTGACAGGTATGGCCGTGTGCCCATGCTGAAAATTTCGGCTACTTTAATGGCTATCTCTATGCTGATGATCGGTTTTGCCACTTCTCCTTTTGGCTTGCTGGCAGGGGCTTTGGTATATGGTGTAGCATTAGGGATCAACTCTCCTGCAGTGACAGCCTGGACCATTGATCTTGGTTTGCCGGAACACAGAGGGCGTGCATTGGGAAGTATGTATATCGCTTTGGAAGCTGGCATAGGGCTGGGGGCTTTCTTTTCAGCACAATGGTATAATAACCAGTCGGAGAATTTCGCGATGGTGTTTTATATCATGGCCATTGTTACCATCCTGGCCACAATCTACCTGATGTTCGTTTACCGGAACAAATACATGCGGTTCATGCGCAGGTCTTTAAAGATCCGTTCCCGCCGCCATTGA
- a CDS encoding M16 family metallopeptidase — protein MVNRSQAPAIKDAVDFEILLKPYEKFNLDNGIPVYVIRSEEQETLQLELVFPAGSWFETENLIASATNFLMKNGTSKRSALEINEAAEYYGAYLNRACFHENATYTLHCLTKHTADLLPVLQEVILDPVFPEEELSTFVQNMKQKLAVNLTKCDFVANRHIDKFLFGEFHPYGRVSNMLAYDALQTESLKAFYKKHYTYNNCKIFIAGNLPANIIPLLNQYFGSTKWNGEEVILRPELPVLPAEEKKFRIFNDENGVQGAVRIARPFPNRYHPDFGKMLVLNTIFGGYFGSRLMSNIREEKGYTYGIHSQIYNFRQVSGVNIQTEAGRDVCEATVAEVYKEMERLKNEEIPEEELSLVRNFMIGSILGDLDGAFHVIQRWKNLILNDLDENYFYNNIRIIKTITAAELQQLAQQYYNKEDFYELIVI, from the coding sequence AGTAGATTTTGAAATATTGCTCAAGCCATATGAGAAGTTTAATCTGGATAATGGCATCCCCGTATACGTGATCCGTTCAGAAGAACAGGAAACCCTGCAGCTGGAACTCGTGTTCCCTGCCGGCAGCTGGTTTGAAACGGAAAACCTCATTGCTTCCGCCACCAACTTCCTCATGAAGAACGGCACCAGCAAACGCTCTGCTTTGGAGATCAATGAAGCGGCCGAATACTATGGAGCTTACCTCAACAGGGCCTGCTTTCATGAAAATGCCACCTATACGCTGCACTGCCTTACCAAACATACCGCCGATCTGTTACCGGTTTTACAGGAAGTAATACTCGATCCCGTTTTCCCGGAAGAAGAACTGAGCACCTTTGTGCAGAACATGAAGCAAAAGCTGGCAGTGAACCTCACCAAGTGCGACTTTGTAGCCAACCGCCACATCGATAAATTCCTCTTCGGAGAATTTCATCCATACGGCCGCGTTAGTAATATGCTGGCCTATGATGCTTTGCAGACGGAGTCTTTGAAAGCATTCTATAAAAAACACTACACGTACAACAACTGTAAGATCTTCATTGCCGGCAACCTGCCTGCGAATATCATTCCCCTGCTGAATCAATATTTCGGCAGTACAAAATGGAATGGGGAGGAAGTGATCCTGCGCCCGGAGTTGCCCGTTTTACCAGCTGAGGAAAAGAAGTTCCGCATCTTCAATGATGAGAATGGCGTACAGGGTGCAGTGCGTATAGCAAGGCCATTTCCCAACCGCTACCATCCTGATTTTGGAAAGATGCTTGTACTGAATACCATTTTCGGTGGTTATTTCGGATCAAGGCTCATGAGCAATATCCGTGAAGAAAAAGGATATACTTACGGCATCCATTCCCAGATCTACAACTTCCGCCAGGTGAGTGGTGTCAATATCCAAACCGAAGCCGGCCGCGATGTTTGTGAAGCAACGGTTGCAGAAGTGTATAAAGAAATGGAACGCTTGAAAAATGAAGAGATCCCGGAAGAAGAGTTGAGCCTCGTGCGCAATTTCATGATCGGATCTATCCTGGGTGATCTGGATGGTGCTTTCCATGTGATCCAGCGTTGGAAAAATCTGATCCTGAACGACCTCGATGAAAATTATTTCTATAATAATATCCGCATCATAAAAACCATCACTGCCGCTGAGTTACAACAACTTGCGCAGCAATATTATAACAAGGAGGACTTTTACGAGCTGATTGTGATCTGA
- a CDS encoding group III truncated hemoglobin: protein MEDIKDSRDIEALVNTFYGKIQQDPLLAPIFAEKIPADAWAPHLQTMYRFWNTQLLGEKEYLGNPFAKHRNLPIDAAHFTQWVKLFHETVDELFRGALAATAKVKAEAIGKVFLSKILFERGLYGPSMAAGTDL, encoded by the coding sequence ATGGAAGACATTAAAGACAGCAGAGACATTGAAGCGCTGGTAAATACTTTCTACGGAAAGATCCAGCAGGACCCTTTACTGGCGCCCATTTTTGCAGAGAAAATACCAGCGGATGCATGGGCCCCGCATTTGCAGACCATGTACCGCTTCTGGAACACACAACTTTTAGGAGAAAAAGAATACCTGGGCAATCCCTTTGCCAAACACCGTAATTTACCCATAGACGCTGCGCACTTTACGCAATGGGTAAAGCTGTTTCATGAAACAGTAGATGAATTATTCCGCGGGGCATTGGCAGCTACAGCGAAAGTAAAAGCAGAAGCCATCGGCAAAGTATTCCTGAGTAAGATCCTGTTTGAAAGAGGACTGTATGGTCCATCAATGGCGGCGGGAACGGATCTTTAA
- the kdsB gene encoding 3-deoxy-manno-octulosonate cytidylyltransferase, with product MKTVALIPARYAASRFPGKMMAVLAGKTVIWRTYESALQSGVFDEVMVVTDSDIIYNEIVSNGGKAIMSKREHESGSDRIAEAVENMLDVEIVVNVQGDTPFTQKEPLEKLLKVFEGEEGKKVQVASLMQELKDWKDIEDPNFVKVAVDRNFNSLFFSRSVIPYPRDKGVNTTYYEHIGIYAFRREALLLFTKTPMTPLEAAEKVECLRYLEMGIPLKMVVTDYMGVEIDTPEDLERASRYLEEK from the coding sequence ATGAAAACAGTCGCATTGATCCCTGCCCGTTATGCAGCCAGCCGGTTCCCCGGTAAAATGATGGCAGTGCTGGCAGGTAAAACAGTGATCTGGCGTACATATGAATCTGCTTTGCAATCCGGCGTGTTTGATGAAGTGATGGTAGTAACGGATAGCGATATCATTTATAATGAGATCGTAAGCAACGGCGGCAAAGCCATCATGAGCAAACGGGAACACGAAAGCGGTTCAGACCGTATCGCGGAAGCCGTAGAAAACATGTTGGATGTTGAGATTGTTGTGAATGTACAGGGAGATACCCCTTTCACCCAAAAAGAACCGCTGGAAAAACTGCTCAAAGTATTTGAAGGTGAAGAAGGTAAGAAAGTACAGGTAGCCTCTTTAATGCAGGAGCTGAAAGACTGGAAAGATATTGAAGATCCCAACTTCGTAAAAGTAGCGGTAGACCGGAACTTTAATTCACTCTTCTTCTCCCGCTCCGTGATCCCTTATCCAAGAGATAAAGGGGTGAACACTACTTATTATGAGCACATTGGCATTTATGCTTTCCGCCGTGAAGCCTTGCTGTTATTCACAAAAACACCCATGACCCCGCTGGAAGCAGCTGAGAAGGTAGAATGCCTTCGCTACCTGGAAATGGGCATCCCCCTGAAAATGGTCGTAACAGATTATATGGGAGTTGAAATTGATACGCCGGAAGACCTCGAAAGAGCTTCCAGGTATTTAGAAGAAAAATAA
- a CDS encoding DegT/DnrJ/EryC1/StrS family aminotransferase, whose protein sequence is MPGFELFGAEEKKEVNDVLETGIYMRYGFDGPRKGIWKAKELEQALTERFNVKYAQLTSSGTTALTTAMAALGIGAGDEVIMPTFTFVASFEAVLSVGATPILVDVDDTLTLAPDAVRAAITPKTKAVMPVHMCGSMADMDALLDICKDYNLLLLEDACQSTGATYKGKALGSIGHAGTFSFDFVKTITCAEGGAIITNIEDIYTKADAFSDHGHDHLGGADRGADGHPHFGYNFRISELHAAVGLAQIRKLDKFLAIQRNNKQILKEALGAIPEVTFRRLPDPEGDSATFLSFFLPSAEAAKAATAAIKAAGLPAFYWFDNNWHYFRKWNHFKEGATLHPFAAQLAKAMEVYKTKEFPASDALMSRCISFPISLAWTDEEVRGRAEKLIAAIKSAL, encoded by the coding sequence ATGCCAGGATTTGAACTATTTGGCGCTGAAGAGAAAAAAGAAGTAAATGATGTACTGGAAACAGGCATTTACATGCGTTATGGTTTTGATGGTCCACGTAAAGGGATCTGGAAAGCAAAAGAACTGGAACAGGCCCTCACTGAAAGATTCAATGTAAAGTACGCACAGCTCACCTCCAGCGGAACCACCGCACTCACTACTGCCATGGCAGCATTGGGCATTGGTGCAGGAGATGAAGTGATCATGCCTACATTTACATTTGTGGCCAGCTTTGAAGCGGTACTTTCTGTAGGTGCAACTCCCATCCTTGTAGATGTGGATGATACCCTCACCCTTGCACCCGATGCAGTGAGAGCGGCCATCACGCCAAAAACAAAAGCAGTGATGCCCGTACACATGTGCGGTTCCATGGCAGACATGGATGCATTGCTGGACATTTGTAAAGATTACAACCTCCTGTTGCTGGAAGACGCTTGTCAGTCTACCGGTGCAACTTATAAAGGCAAAGCCCTTGGCTCTATCGGCCATGCCGGTACCTTCTCTTTCGATTTCGTGAAAACCATTACCTGTGCAGAAGGTGGTGCCATCATCACCAACATCGAAGACATCTACACAAAAGCAGATGCTTTTTCTGATCACGGGCACGACCACCTTGGTGGAGCAGATCGTGGAGCAGATGGCCACCCACATTTCGGTTATAACTTCCGCATCTCCGAACTGCATGCAGCAGTAGGATTGGCGCAGATCCGCAAGCTGGACAAATTTCTGGCCATCCAGCGTAATAACAAGCAGATCCTGAAGGAAGCCCTGGGTGCTATACCCGAGGTAACTTTCCGCCGTTTACCAGACCCAGAGGGAGACAGTGCTACATTCCTCTCTTTCTTCCTGCCCTCTGCAGAAGCAGCAAAAGCCGCTACTGCCGCTATTAAAGCAGCAGGCCTTCCTGCTTTCTACTGGTTTGATAATAACTGGCACTACTTCCGCAAATGGAACCACTTCAAAGAAGGCGCTACCTTACATCCATTCGCAGCGCAACTCGCCAAAGCCATGGAAGTATATAAAACAAAAGAATTCCCTGCATCTGATGCATTGATGAGCCGCTGTATCTCTTTCCCCATTAGTCTGGCATGGACGGATGAAGAAGTACGTGGCAGAGCAGAGAAACTGATAGCTGCCATAAAAAGTGCTTTATAA
- a CDS encoding N-acyl-D-amino-acid deacylase family protein, translating into MAKRLFLLLTFFAGSLACKAQTDCDILIRHAKIIDGTGNSWYYGDVAIKNGKVLRTGTIPSTFSAGKTIDANGLVVAPGFIDVHTHIEGDEFKIPTAESFIYDGVTTVITGNCGSSNVDLGNYFRQLDSMKTSINVGSLIGHNDIRRAVMGSTDRAPSEAEQQQMEALVEKAMKDGAVGLSTGLIYLPGLYARTPEVVGMAKVAAKYGGLYATHMRNEGDAVEAAIEEALTIGRQANIPVEISHFKIGGKQNWGRSKITLAMVEKARNEGLEVTIDQYPYTASSTSLRTMLPDWALSGGADSIRYRLQQPAIRKSIAAEMTATYKRRKLKHLDYAVVAYFKQDTTYNGKNIMEINIMKGRKSTLANEVQTILDLSEQGNAGMVFHGMSEEDVKYIMKYPFNMFASDASIREFGMGVPHPRGYGTNSRVLGKYVREEKVIRLEEAIRRMTSLPAQKFNLKERGLLVPGYAADVVIFDPNTVKDLSTYTQPHQYATGFKYVLVNGQVTVENGQHIGTRGGVVLRHKE; encoded by the coding sequence ATGGCAAAGCGGCTTTTTCTCCTCCTGACTTTCTTTGCCGGTTCGCTGGCCTGCAAGGCACAGACAGATTGCGACATCCTGATCCGGCATGCGAAGATCATTGACGGTACCGGCAATTCCTGGTACTATGGAGATGTGGCCATCAAAAATGGCAAGGTGCTCCGTACGGGTACCATTCCCTCTACTTTTTCTGCCGGCAAAACCATTGATGCCAACGGACTGGTGGTGGCGCCGGGATTCATAGATGTGCATACGCATATTGAAGGAGATGAATTCAAGATCCCCACTGCAGAAAGTTTTATTTATGATGGCGTAACCACTGTGATCACGGGGAATTGCGGGTCTTCCAATGTTGACCTGGGCAATTATTTCCGGCAGCTGGACAGTATGAAAACGTCCATCAATGTTGGTTCGCTCATTGGGCATAATGATATCCGCAGAGCTGTAATGGGCAGTACAGACCGTGCTCCTTCTGAAGCAGAACAGCAACAAATGGAAGCGCTGGTTGAAAAAGCCATGAAGGATGGTGCGGTAGGACTTTCCACCGGCCTTATTTACCTGCCGGGACTTTATGCACGTACGCCGGAAGTAGTGGGTATGGCAAAAGTGGCGGCAAAATACGGAGGGCTTTATGCCACGCATATGCGGAATGAAGGAGATGCTGTGGAAGCTGCTATTGAAGAAGCATTGACCATTGGCAGGCAGGCCAATATCCCGGTTGAGATCTCTCATTTTAAAATTGGCGGGAAACAGAACTGGGGCCGTTCCAAAATAACATTGGCCATGGTGGAGAAAGCAAGGAATGAAGGCCTGGAAGTTACCATAGACCAATATCCTTATACAGCCAGCAGTACCAGCCTGCGGACCATGTTGCCGGACTGGGCACTTTCTGGTGGCGCAGACTCCATCCGTTACCGTTTGCAGCAGCCTGCTATCAGGAAAAGTATTGCAGCAGAAATGACGGCTACCTATAAACGCCGCAAGCTCAAACACCTGGATTATGCGGTGGTGGCCTATTTCAAACAGGATACCACTTACAACGGAAAGAACATCATGGAGATCAATATCATGAAAGGCCGTAAATCCACCCTGGCAAATGAAGTACAAACTATCCTGGACCTTTCAGAACAGGGCAATGCGGGTATGGTGTTCCATGGTATGAGTGAAGAGGATGTGAAATACATCATGAAGTATCCTTTCAATATGTTTGCTTCCGATGCCAGCATCCGTGAATTTGGGATGGGTGTTCCACATCCCCGTGGTTATGGTACCAACTCCCGTGTATTGGGTAAATATGTACGGGAAGAAAAAGTGATCCGGCTCGAAGAAGCCATACGGCGCATGACCTCATTACCGGCACAAAAGTTCAACCTGAAAGAAAGAGGATTACTGGTACCGGGTTATGCGGCAGACGTTGTGATCTTTGATCCCAATACCGTGAAAGACCTTTCCACTTATACGCAACCGCATCAGTATGCCACGGGTTTTAAATACGTGCTGGTGAATGGACAGGTGACTGTGGAGAATGGCCAGCACATTGGCACCCGGGGAGGAGTTGTGCTACGCCATAAAGAGTAA